In a genomic window of Gossypium arboreum isolate Shixiya-1 chromosome 7, ASM2569848v2, whole genome shotgun sequence:
- the LOC128295455 gene encoding L10-interacting MYB domain-containing protein-like, protein MSAIEVSGEKVKAMWDKRLLEIFCDICIKEILKGNRPGTHFTKDGWLKIMTNFEKESGVESYKRTVDALDDWWESRLKDVNNEIPEENEEEIVRNDVHILNDVQIDGNGQKRKNPEISSSHFKTGRKKSSKQIRGATRLSNQIEKLCNAADNMSQATSSLTPVVDPYSIPQAVKVLDKMSEEVSEASPLYFFALRLLLNKDNLSINPKIRALWLKTKIEDS, encoded by the exons ATGTCGGCGATTGAAGTTAGTGGTGAAAAAGTGAAAGCAATGTGGGATAAGAGATTGTTAGAAATATTTTGTGATATTTGTATTAAAGAGATATTGAAAGGTAATAGGCCTGGTACTCATTTCACAAAAGATGGATGGTTGAAAATAATGACCAACTTTGAGAAAGAAAGCGG GGTGGAATCCTATAAAAGAACCGTTGATGCATTGGATGATTGGTGGGAGAGTAGGCTAAAG GATGTTAACAATGAAATACCTGAAGAGAATGAAGAAGAAATTGTGAGAAATGATGTTCACATTTTAAATGATGTTCAAATTGATGGAAACggtcaaaaaagaaaaaaccctGAGATATCAAGTTCACATTTTAAAACTGGAAGAAAGAAATCCTCAAAGCAAATTAGAGGGGCTACAAGATTGTCCAATCAAATAGAAAAATTATGCAATGCAGCTGACAATATGAGTCAAGCCACATCTAGTTTGACTCCTGTTGTGGATCCATATAGTATTCCACAAGCAGTCAAAGTGCTCGACAAAATGTCGGAAGAAGTTTCTGAAGCTAGTCCGCTATACTTTTTCGCACTTAGATTATTGCTCAATAAGGACAATTTATCAATTAATCCCAAGATTAGAGCTTTGTGGCTTAAGACGAAAATAGAGGATAGTTGA
- the LOC108484016 gene encoding protease Do-like 9, with product MGDTKRKRGRKPKNPTPSQPLQSPPSSPLDDVFSLSNIEIIPSTSSAVEITTTASRPRGRPKKLPKLPDNPDPLPPPPILSPCRHVSNGTAIGLGGGSGGGELAVDPIGARVVPAMDAVVKVFCVHTEPNFSLPWQRKRQYSSSSSGFVISGRRVLTNAHSVEHYTQVKVKKRGSDTKYLATVLSIGTECDIAMLTVNNDEFWEGVSPVEFGELPALQDAVTVVGYPIGGDTISVTSGVVSRIEILSYVHGSTELLGLQIDAAINSGNSGGPAFNDKGNCVGIAFQSLKHEDAENIGYVIPTPVIQHFIQDYEKNEAYTGFPILGIEWQKMENPDLRKAMGMKPEQKGVRIRRVDPTAPESGVLKSSDIVLSFDGVDIANDGTVPFRHGERIGFSYLVSQKYAGDSSAIKVLRSSAILNFNIKLTSHRRLIPAHNKGRPPSYYIIAGFVFTTVSVPYLRSEYGKDYEYEAPVKLLDKLLHSMPQSPDEQLVVVSQVLVSDINIGYEDIVNTQVLALNGKPVKNLRRLAEMVENCDDEFLKFDLEYEQIVVLRTKTAKAATPDILATHCIPSAMSVDLKA from the exons ATGGGGGATACCAAAAGAAAAAGAGGccgaaaacccaaaaaccctacCCCCTCCCAACCCTTACAATCGCCTCCTTCCTCTCCTTTGGACGATGTCTTCTCTCTCAGTAACATCGAAATCATCCCTTCCACCTCCTCCGCCGTCGAAATCACTACCACCGCTTCCCGTCCTCGTGGTCGCCCTAAGAAACTCCCCAAACTCCCCGATAACCCCGACCCTCTTCCCCCTCCTCCAATCCTATCTCCTTGCCGCCATGTTTCCAACGGCACCGCCATTGGACTTGGAGGAGGAAGTGGAGGAGGGGAGTTGGCCGTGGATCCTATTGGTGCTCGAGTGGTGCCGGCAATGGATGCAGTGGTGAAGGTGTTTTGCGTTCACACGGAACCCAACTTCTCGTTGCCTTGGCAGAGAAAAAGACAGTATAGTTCCAGCAGTAGTGGGTTCGTGATCAGCGGGAGAAGGGTTTTAACAAATGCTCATTCAGTCGAACATTACACTCAAGTTAAAGTTAAGAAACGTGGGTCTGATACTAAGTACTTGGCTACTGTCCTTTCTATTGGAACCGAATGTGATATTG CAATGCTTACAGTTAACAATGATGAGTTCTGGGAAGGTGTGTCACCAGTGGAATTTGGAGAATTACCTGCTCTTCAAGATGCTGTAACTGTTGTTGGTTACCCCATTGGGGGAGATACGATTTCTGTAACAAGCGGAGTTGTATCACGTATAGAAATCTTGTCTTATGTACACGGGTCAACAGAGCTCCTTGGCTTgcag ATAGATGCTGCTATAAACTCTGGGAACTCTGGTGGGCCTGCCTTCAATGATAAAGGCAATTGCGTGGGAATCGCATTTCAGTCTCTCAAACATGAAGATGCAGAAAATATAGGGTATGTAATACCAACACCAGTCATCCAGCATTTTATCCAAGACTATGAGAAGAATGAAGCCTATACTG GATTCCCTATTTTGGGGATTGAGTGGCAAAAAATGGAAAACCCTGATTTGCGTAAAGCAATGGGCATGAAACCTGAACAGAAAGGTGTTCGAATCAGAAGAGTTGATCCCACTGCTCCAGAATCTGGGGTTTTGAAGTCATCAGATATTGTGCTCAGCTTTGATGGGGTTGATATTGCCAATGATGGAACAG TTCCTTTTAGGCATGGAGAACGCATAGGTTTTAGTTACCTAGTGTCACAAAAATATGCTGGGGATAGTTCAGCTATTAAAGTTCTACGTAGTTCTGCGATTCTCAATTTCAACATCAAACTTACATCACATAGAAGGCTTATTCCAGCACACAATAAGGGCAGGCCTCCTTCATATTATATAATTGCAGGATTTGTGTTTACAACTGTATCTGTTCCATATTTACGTTCTGAG TATGGGAAGGATTATGAATATGAAGCTCCAGTGAAGCTATTGGACAAACTCTTGCATTCAATGCCGCAGTCACCCGATGAACAGCTTGTTGTGGTGTCTCAG GTTCTTGTATCTGATATCAATATTGGATATGAGGACATTGTTAACACTCAG GTCCTTGCTCTTAATGGTAAGCCAGTGAAGAATTTAAGGAGATTGGCTGAGATGGTAGAGAACTGTGATGATGAGTTTCTGAAATTTGACTTAGAATATGAACag ATAGTAGTGCTTAGAACAAAGACAGCAAAAGCAGCTACTCCGGACATTCTTGCAACCCACTGTATACCATCAGCAATGTCTGTTGATCTGAAGGCATGA